Proteins found in one Thalassophryne amazonica chromosome 1, fThaAma1.1, whole genome shotgun sequence genomic segment:
- the LOC117514064 gene encoding carcinoembryonic antigen-related cell adhesion molecule 21-like isoform X2: MAKKSLRSPPLLLPLVCCLCVNVAVSDVIEYTKMIGDKVVLSPGAVSVTAKITRILWKHGSDMAVDWDGLGDVDAYRQFRERGSLNLVNGELTITGLSPEDNGEYTPEINGQIFSPVHLKVFSRVPKPVISVICNDDHTSCSLKCIKNGTYTGPLVYNWKIGDQVKKNLAQVLNVTEEDIGRHEFSCELENPVSRESSDPVRIATIKSNVNIHRGIIVFIALLTAVAAVIGIHRWKTGEKILSIRFAFC; encoded by the exons ATGGCAAAGAAAAGTTTAAGGTCGCCGCCGCTGCTGCTGCCTCTGGTCTGCTGTCTGTGTGTCAACGTCGCAGTTTCTG ATGTGATCGAGTATACAAAAATGATAGGTGACAAAGTTGTCCTCAGCCCAGGTGCTGTCTCTGTGACAGCCAAAATCACACGCATCCTGTGGAAACATGGCAGTGACATGGCTGTGGACTGGGATGGACTTGGAGATGTCGATGCATATCGTCAGTTCAGAG AGCGAGGTTCTCTAAACCTTGTCAACGGGGAGCTGACAATCACAGGACTAAGTCCAGAGGACAACGGAGAGTACACACCAGAGATCAATGGTCAAATTTTCAGTCCCGTTCATCTTAAAGTCTTTT CTCGTGTCCCAAAACCTGTTATCTCTGTAATCTGCAATGATGACCATACCTCCTGTTCACTGAAATGCATTAAAAACGGCACATACACTGGACCACTGGTGTACAACTGGAAAATAGGGGACCAAGTGAAGAAAAATTTAGCTCAAGTTCTGAATGTTACAGAG GAGGATATAGGCCGTCATGAATTTTCCTGTGAGTTGGAGAACCCAGTCAGTCGGGAGAGCAGCGATCCTGTCCGCATTGCCACCATCAAGA GTAATGTGAATATCCATAGAGGAATCATCGTGTTCATAGCTCTGCTAACAGCTGTAGCAGCCGTGATTGGAATCCACAGATGGAAGACAGGTGAGAAAATACTCAGCATACGGTTTGCATTTTGTTAA
- the LOC117514064 gene encoding carcinoembryonic antigen-related cell adhesion molecule 21-like isoform X1, whose product MKCFLCFCGFRTAAFCTLCRFCLHQMAKKSLRSPPLLLPLVCCLCVNVAVSDVIEYTKMIGDKVVLSPGAVSVTAKITRILWKHGSDMAVDWDGLGDVDAYRQFRERGSLNLVNGELTITGLSPEDNGEYTPEINGQIFSPVHLKVFSRVPKPVISVICNDDHTSCSLKCIKNGTYTGPLVYNWKIGDQVKKNLAQVLNVTEEDIGRHEFSCELENPVSRESSDPVRIATIKSNVNIHRGIIVFIALLTAVAAVIGIHRWKTGEKILSIRFAFC is encoded by the exons ATGAAATGTTTTTTGTGTTTCTGTGGGTTCCGAACAGCAGCATTTTGTACTCTGTGTCGGTTCTGTCTTCATCAAATGGCAAAGAAAAGTTTAAGGTCGCCGCCGCTGCTGCTGCCTCTGGTCTGCTGTCTGTGTGTCAACGTCGCAGTTTCTG ATGTGATCGAGTATACAAAAATGATAGGTGACAAAGTTGTCCTCAGCCCAGGTGCTGTCTCTGTGACAGCCAAAATCACACGCATCCTGTGGAAACATGGCAGTGACATGGCTGTGGACTGGGATGGACTTGGAGATGTCGATGCATATCGTCAGTTCAGAG AGCGAGGTTCTCTAAACCTTGTCAACGGGGAGCTGACAATCACAGGACTAAGTCCAGAGGACAACGGAGAGTACACACCAGAGATCAATGGTCAAATTTTCAGTCCCGTTCATCTTAAAGTCTTTT CTCGTGTCCCAAAACCTGTTATCTCTGTAATCTGCAATGATGACCATACCTCCTGTTCACTGAAATGCATTAAAAACGGCACATACACTGGACCACTGGTGTACAACTGGAAAATAGGGGACCAAGTGAAGAAAAATTTAGCTCAAGTTCTGAATGTTACAGAG GAGGATATAGGCCGTCATGAATTTTCCTGTGAGTTGGAGAACCCAGTCAGTCGGGAGAGCAGCGATCCTGTCCGCATTGCCACCATCAAGA GTAATGTGAATATCCATAGAGGAATCATCGTGTTCATAGCTCTGCTAACAGCTGTAGCAGCCGTGATTGGAATCCACAGATGGAAGACAGGTGAGAAAATACTCAGCATACGGTTTGCATTTTGTTAA